One genomic region from Halomicrobium zhouii encodes:
- the mutS gene encoding DNA mismatch repair protein MutS, which translates to MDAALGPPEKMAENADELTPMMSQYFELCERYDDSLVLFQVGDFYEAFEAAAEKVARLCEITLTKREDSTGQYAMAGIPIDNAESYVETLLDAGYRVAVADQVEDPDEVSGVVERAVTRIITPGTLTEDALLRSPDNNYVAALTTDSRRFGLALLDVSTGDFYATSANDVDAIADEVGRFAPAEAIVGPNVAGATDADDVFGPACMVTPYDEHVFERDVAGERVGSYFGDPDSLLADDVEVRACGALLEYAEYTRGGQSGTADEIAETATGHGRLDYLNHLTRYDPREYMLLDAVALDSLELFERRSVRGHEGRTLVDTLDETACALGRRQLNDWIRRPLLDEERIEGRHAAVEELVGDVQTRERLRDLLTDVYDLERLISRVSRGRANARDLRSLAATLGVVPEVKAAIADAESDLLADLHETLDPLTAVREEIEHAIREDPPQEVTEGNVVKPGYDETLDDLRETERSGKQWIADLQADERERTGIESLKVDHHAVHGYYIEVTDANADLVPEDYQRRQTLKNAERYVTPELKDREDEIFRAEQRADDREYELFRQVRDDVAAESERVQALADRLATLDVLVAFGEVAANHDYCRPSVGGEAIDVEGGRHPVVERAEDSFVPNDARFTPDQRFAVITGPNMSGKSTYMRQVALTCVLAQAGSFVPARSAALPVVDRVFTRVGASDDIAGGRSTFMIEMTELADILSGATEDSLILLDEVGRGTSTADGLAIARAVTEHVHDEIGAYTLFATHHHELTAAADDLTGVFTLHFETRQVDGEVVFEHRVAPGAAAASYGVEVAKMAGIPDAVVDRSRTLLDDERAADSVSDAATVGGDPATNGHGVTSDQESADYGAKDEPDDQSPAAPTDDARLSKELRDLDVATMTPLEAMNALAELKERVDD; encoded by the coding sequence ATGGACGCGGCGCTGGGGCCACCCGAGAAGATGGCCGAGAACGCCGACGAGCTGACGCCGATGATGAGCCAGTACTTCGAGCTCTGCGAGCGCTACGACGATTCGCTCGTCCTCTTTCAGGTCGGCGACTTTTATGAGGCGTTCGAGGCCGCAGCCGAAAAAGTCGCCCGCCTCTGTGAGATTACCCTCACCAAGCGGGAGGACTCGACGGGCCAGTACGCGATGGCGGGCATCCCCATCGACAACGCCGAGAGCTACGTCGAGACGCTGCTGGACGCGGGCTACCGGGTCGCCGTCGCCGACCAGGTCGAGGACCCCGACGAGGTCAGCGGCGTGGTCGAGCGGGCTGTCACCCGGATCATCACTCCTGGCACACTCACTGAAGACGCCCTGCTCCGCTCGCCGGACAACAACTACGTCGCGGCGCTGACGACGGACTCCAGAAGATTCGGTCTCGCCCTGCTGGACGTCTCGACGGGCGACTTCTACGCGACGAGCGCGAACGACGTCGACGCTATCGCCGACGAGGTCGGTCGGTTCGCCCCCGCGGAGGCCATCGTCGGGCCGAACGTCGCGGGGGCCACCGACGCGGACGACGTCTTCGGCCCGGCGTGCATGGTGACGCCGTACGACGAGCACGTCTTCGAGCGCGACGTGGCCGGCGAGCGCGTGGGGTCGTACTTCGGCGATCCCGACTCGCTGCTGGCCGACGACGTGGAGGTCCGGGCCTGCGGCGCGTTGCTGGAGTACGCTGAGTACACCCGCGGCGGCCAGAGCGGGACGGCAGACGAGATCGCGGAGACGGCGACCGGCCACGGCCGTCTCGACTACCTCAACCACCTCACGCGGTACGACCCGCGCGAGTACATGCTGCTCGACGCCGTCGCCCTCGACAGCCTCGAACTGTTCGAGCGCCGGTCGGTCCGGGGTCACGAGGGCCGCACGCTCGTGGACACGCTCGACGAGACCGCCTGCGCACTCGGACGCCGACAGCTCAACGACTGGATACGCCGGCCGCTGCTCGACGAGGAGCGGATCGAGGGCCGTCACGCGGCCGTCGAGGAACTCGTCGGCGACGTGCAGACGCGCGAGCGACTCCGTGACTTACTCACCGACGTCTACGACCTGGAACGATTGATATCCAGGGTCTCGCGTGGTCGAGCGAACGCCCGCGACCTGCGCTCGCTGGCCGCGACGCTGGGCGTCGTGCCCGAGGTGAAGGCCGCTATCGCCGACGCCGAGAGCGACCTGCTCGCCGACCTCCACGAGACGCTCGACCCGCTCACCGCGGTCCGCGAGGAGATAGAGCACGCCATCCGCGAGGACCCGCCGCAGGAAGTGACGGAGGGCAACGTCGTCAAACCTGGCTACGACGAGACGCTGGACGACCTGCGCGAGACCGAGCGGTCGGGCAAGCAGTGGATCGCCGACCTGCAGGCCGACGAACGCGAGCGCACCGGCATCGAATCGCTGAAGGTCGACCACCACGCCGTCCACGGCTACTACATCGAGGTGACCGACGCGAACGCCGACCTCGTGCCAGAGGACTACCAGCGCCGCCAGACCCTGAAGAACGCCGAGCGGTACGTGACGCCCGAACTCAAAGACCGGGAAGACGAAATCTTCCGGGCCGAACAACGGGCCGACGACCGCGAGTACGAGCTATTTCGGCAGGTCCGGGACGACGTCGCCGCCGAGTCCGAGCGCGTCCAGGCGCTCGCCGACAGGCTGGCGACGCTGGACGTCCTGGTTGCCTTCGGCGAGGTGGCCGCGAACCACGACTACTGCCGGCCGTCGGTGGGCGGCGAGGCCATCGACGTCGAGGGCGGACGCCACCCCGTCGTCGAGCGCGCGGAGGACTCGTTCGTCCCGAACGACGCCCGGTTCACGCCCGACCAGCGTTTCGCGGTCATCACCGGTCCCAACATGAGCGGGAAGTCGACGTACATGCGCCAGGTCGCGCTGACCTGCGTGCTCGCGCAGGCCGGGAGCTTCGTCCCGGCGCGGTCGGCCGCCCTCCCCGTCGTCGACCGCGTGTTCACCCGCGTCGGTGCCAGCGACGACATCGCCGGCGGGCGCTCGACGTTCATGATCGAGATGACCGAGCTCGCTGACATCCTGTCGGGCGCCACCGAGGATTCGCTCATCCTGCTGGACGAGGTGGGGCGGGGAACCTCCACCGCTGACGGCCTGGCCATCGCCCGCGCCGTCACCGAGCACGTCCACGACGAGATCGGCGCCTACACCCTCTTCGCGACCCACCACCACGAGTTGACTGCGGCGGCCGACGACCTCACGGGCGTGTTCACGCTCCACTTCGAGACGCGCCAGGTCGACGGCGAGGTGGTCTTCGAGCACCGGGTCGCACCGGGTGCGGCGGCCGCCTCTTACGGCGTCGAGGTGGCGAAGATGGCGGGCATCCCCGACGCCGTCGTCGACCGCTCGCGGACGCTACTGGACGACGAACGGGCCGCCGACTCGGTTTCCGACGCCGCCACTGTCGGTGGCGACCCGGCGACGAACGGGCACGGCGTGACATCGGACCAGGAGAGCGCCGACTACGGGGCCAAGGACGAACCCGACGACCAGTCACCGGCCGCGCCGACGGACGACGCCCGTCTCTCCAAGGAACTCCGCGACCTCGACGTCGCGACGATGACACCGCTGGAGGCGATGAACGCGCTCGCGGAACTGAAAGAACGGGTCGACGACTGA
- a CDS encoding HEAT repeat domain-containing protein produces the protein MSLYELERTGDVQELIRVIRESDNDRVRARGAELLRNFPDHDDRRDVVNALVRAAQDENDDVAAKAVDSLDELGGDAIEQLIGDVAGVDFDREGADWVKAKAFVRALGADVPELRMAAANGLGQLEQAEAVGKLTDCFDDPDSRVRARAARACGKIADPRATSPLEELLTDRSAEVRREAADALGSIGNRQALQALLPLYQDDSDRVRQIAVSGFGSFENDRPVDYLVAALTDDSPTVRRTAVYSLVELLSNVPTERSHDIRETVVEKLSQTDDASVVVPLVEILEESTQEAQRRNTAWLLGRVTGEEERRRVIDALVTALGEDDQMLRQFAATSLAELGGEKVEDPLLDIVTDGDRDPEVRAQAIFTLGKVGGERSREALDAIIDDTEHETIRKRAFSAISKLGGRR, from the coding sequence ATGAGCCTCTACGAACTCGAACGGACCGGGGACGTCCAGGAACTCATCCGCGTGATCCGCGAGAGCGACAACGACCGGGTGCGCGCCCGGGGCGCGGAACTCCTGCGGAACTTCCCCGACCACGACGACCGGCGAGACGTCGTCAACGCGCTCGTCCGGGCGGCCCAGGACGAGAACGACGACGTCGCCGCGAAGGCGGTCGACTCCCTCGACGAACTCGGCGGCGACGCCATCGAGCAGCTCATCGGCGACGTGGCCGGCGTCGACTTCGACCGGGAGGGCGCCGACTGGGTGAAGGCCAAGGCGTTCGTCAGGGCCCTCGGCGCCGACGTGCCGGAACTGCGGATGGCCGCGGCGAACGGGCTCGGCCAGCTCGAACAGGCCGAGGCCGTCGGCAAGCTGACGGACTGCTTCGACGACCCCGACTCGCGGGTCCGGGCGCGTGCGGCCCGCGCCTGCGGCAAGATAGCCGATCCGCGGGCGACGAGTCCCCTGGAGGAGCTCCTGACCGACCGGTCCGCCGAGGTCCGGCGAGAGGCCGCCGACGCGCTGGGAAGCATCGGCAACCGCCAGGCGCTCCAGGCGCTGCTCCCGCTGTACCAGGACGACAGCGACCGGGTCCGCCAGATCGCCGTAAGCGGCTTCGGCAGCTTCGAGAACGACCGCCCCGTCGACTACCTGGTGGCCGCACTGACCGACGACTCCCCGACGGTCCGTCGAACCGCGGTGTACTCGCTCGTCGAGTTGCTGTCGAACGTCCCGACCGAGCGGAGCCACGACATCCGCGAGACGGTCGTCGAGAAGCTCTCCCAGACCGACGACGCCAGCGTCGTCGTCCCGCTGGTCGAGATTCTCGAAGAGAGCACGCAGGAGGCCCAGCGGCGCAACACCGCCTGGTTGCTCGGACGCGTCACGGGCGAGGAGGAACGACGGCGCGTCATCGACGCCCTCGTGACGGCGCTCGGCGAGGACGACCAGATGCTCCGGCAGTTCGCCGCGACCAGCCTCGCCGAACTCGGTGGCGAGAAGGTCGAGGACCCGCTGCTCGACATCGTCACCGACGGCGACCGGGACCCGGAGGTACGTGCCCAGGCCATCTTCACGCTCGGGAAGGTCGGCGGAGAGCGTTCCCGCGAAGCGCTGGACGCCATCATCGACGACACCGAACACGAGACGATCCGGAAGCGGGCGTTCTCCGCCATCTCCAAACTCGGTGGTCGCCGATGA
- a CDS encoding class I SAM-dependent methyltransferase: MADDTGYRGDAARLYDRQVSVSDRDDAGFYRERAKSVDGPALELACGTGRVYLELLRAGVDVDGIDLSSDVLDVLREKVDDEGLEPSVWQADMTEFTVDREYDLIYCPFNSVQHLRTADDQLGALESVYDALAPGGQFVFDVFVPSFDLVCEEYGEWQSEDVEFDGEPHTFRTRTQITDEVEQWFSVENELHRDEELVFEERLQLTFLPKRELELLARISPFDSWDVAGGFDGEPIEDGDTTQVWTMEKSV; encoded by the coding sequence ATGGCCGACGACACCGGCTATCGAGGCGACGCGGCACGGCTCTACGACCGACAGGTGTCTGTCTCCGACCGCGACGACGCCGGATTCTACCGCGAACGAGCGAAATCCGTCGACGGTCCGGCTCTCGAACTCGCCTGCGGCACCGGCCGGGTCTATCTGGAACTGCTCCGTGCCGGCGTCGACGTCGACGGTATCGATCTCTCTTCTGACGTTCTCGACGTCCTCCGGGAGAAAGTCGACGACGAGGGACTCGAACCGTCGGTCTGGCAGGCCGACATGACGGAATTCACAGTCGACCGGGAGTACGACCTGATCTACTGCCCCTTCAACAGCGTGCAGCACCTCCGCACCGCCGACGATCAGCTCGGCGCCCTGGAGTCAGTGTACGACGCTCTCGCCCCCGGTGGTCAGTTCGTCTTCGACGTCTTCGTCCCGAGCTTCGACCTCGTCTGCGAGGAATACGGCGAGTGGCAGTCCGAGGACGTCGAGTTCGACGGGGAACCACACACGTTCCGGACGCGGACGCAGATCACCGACGAGGTCGAACAGTGGTTCTCCGTCGAGAACGAACTCCACCGGGACGAGGAACTGGTGTTCGAGGAACGGCTCCAGCTGACCTTCCTCCCGAAGCGCGAACTGGAACTCCTGGCCCGCATTTCCCCGTTCGACTCGTGGGACGTGGCAGGCGGCTTCGACGGTGAACCGATCGAGGACGGGGATACGACGCAGGTATGGACGATGGAGAAGTCGGTCTGA
- a CDS encoding dCTP deaminase/dUTPase family protein, whose translation MYEQYVGDVVYEETQAREEGFDLTVASVHEIVEPGRVDFGGGELEPAETTPHDSEKRNPDDDYEWWTLREGQYLVEYNESLTGEATVTVQSRTELLERGVSHPTLRVDELPRVPISVGGAGIRIKENARLSTIVDAET comes from the coding sequence ATGTACGAGCAGTACGTCGGCGACGTCGTCTACGAGGAGACCCAGGCCCGGGAGGAGGGGTTCGACCTCACCGTCGCCAGCGTCCACGAGATCGTCGAACCCGGTCGCGTCGACTTCGGGGGCGGCGAACTCGAACCGGCCGAGACGACTCCCCACGACAGCGAGAAACGAAATCCGGACGACGACTACGAGTGGTGGACGCTACGCGAGGGGCAGTACCTGGTCGAGTACAACGAGTCGCTGACCGGCGAGGCGACGGTGACGGTCCAGTCCCGGACTGAACTGCTCGAACGCGGCGTCTCGCATCCCACCCTGCGCGTCGACGAGTTGCCGCGGGTCCCGATTTCGGTGGGCGGCGCCGGGATCAGGATCAAGGAGAACGCGCGACTCTCGACCATCGTCGACGCCGAGACGTAG
- a CDS encoding aminopeptidase: MDERIREHAEVLVEWSARVDPGDDVVLSVGEGAHDLAVAVAERLGDRGANVVTTYSSSEVTRAYLRAHEGGFESDPDYERALYERADVVLALKGTNNTAGAADVPADRRQAYSRARQGIREARLDTDWVSTQHPTRAMAQQAGMSYEAYREFVYDATLRDWASLADEMARLKDVFDHGNEVRIVRESPNATTDLSMSIEGRTAVNSAASVAYDSHNLPSGEVFTAPHATEGEVTFDVPMTVNGSQVRDVRLVFEDGVVTDYEAARGESVIGDVLDTDDGAKRLGELGVGMNRGIDRITDNILFDEKMGGTVHLALGRAYDACLPEGEAGNDSAVHVDLITDLRENGRLLVDDEPVLVNGKFRWEDGFEA, encoded by the coding sequence ATGGACGAGCGAATCAGGGAACACGCCGAGGTACTGGTCGAGTGGAGCGCCCGCGTCGACCCGGGGGACGACGTCGTCCTCTCGGTGGGCGAGGGCGCTCACGACCTGGCCGTTGCCGTAGCCGAGCGACTGGGCGACCGGGGCGCGAACGTGGTGACTACGTACAGTTCCAGCGAGGTAACCCGCGCATACCTCCGGGCCCACGAGGGCGGGTTCGAGTCCGACCCGGACTACGAGCGAGCGCTCTACGAACGGGCGGACGTCGTCCTCGCGCTGAAAGGGACCAACAACACCGCCGGCGCGGCCGACGTGCCCGCAGATCGCCGGCAGGCCTACTCGCGCGCCCGGCAGGGGATCCGTGAGGCGCGCCTGGACACCGACTGGGTGTCGACCCAGCACCCGACCAGGGCGATGGCCCAGCAGGCCGGGATGAGTTACGAGGCCTACCGGGAGTTCGTCTACGACGCCACGCTGCGGGACTGGGCGTCCCTCGCCGACGAGATGGCCCGGCTCAAGGACGTCTTCGACCACGGCAACGAAGTGCGTATCGTGCGCGAGAGCCCGAACGCAACGACCGACCTCTCGATGTCCATCGAGGGCCGGACCGCGGTCAACTCCGCCGCGTCGGTGGCCTACGACTCCCACAACCTTCCCTCGGGCGAGGTGTTCACCGCGCCCCACGCCACCGAGGGCGAGGTGACCTTCGACGTCCCGATGACGGTCAACGGCTCCCAGGTCCGGGACGTCCGCCTCGTCTTCGAGGACGGGGTCGTCACCGACTACGAGGCCGCCCGTGGGGAGTCTGTCATCGGGGACGTGCTGGATACCGACGACGGCGCGAAACGCCTGGGTGAACTCGGCGTCGGGATGAACCGCGGTATCGACCGCATCACCGACAACATCCTCTTCGACGAGAAGATGGGCGGGACGGTCCACCTGGCGCTGGGCCGGGCCTACGACGCCTGTCTCCCCGAGGGAGAGGCCGGCAACGACAGCGCCGTCCACGTCGACCTGATCACCGACCTGCGGGAGAACGGGCGCCTGCTCGTCGACGACGAACCAGTCCTGGTGAACGGCAAATTCCGGTGGGAGGACGGGTTCGAGGCCTGA
- a CDS encoding DUF6735 family protein, with product MGHRALVAYRQPDGTFTLRYAHWGERLDAAIGPTSPLGGPAPPSDTDDVATDLGVERRNGYEPPVTTRVDPRPLDVGVSAVDVLDAVDGSYESLVRVSQSFEATAYLVCSLDPTGVGNDLVLVDPDDDPETLRGWYVETRSRLSAAVADGTLTPESARATLRRALSVQGTLYPPDDASFLRDG from the coding sequence ATGGGCCACCGTGCACTCGTCGCCTACCGCCAGCCAGACGGGACGTTCACTCTCCGCTACGCCCACTGGGGAGAACGCCTCGACGCCGCCATCGGCCCGACGTCGCCGCTGGGCGGCCCCGCTCCTCCCTCCGACACGGACGACGTCGCGACCGACCTCGGCGTCGAGCGACGGAACGGCTACGAGCCACCGGTCACGACGCGCGTGGACCCCCGCCCGCTCGACGTCGGAGTGAGCGCTGTCGACGTGCTCGATGCCGTCGACGGAAGCTACGAATCACTGGTCCGCGTCTCCCAGTCTTTCGAGGCGACGGCCTACCTGGTCTGTTCGCTCGACCCGACGGGGGTCGGAAACGACCTCGTGCTGGTCGACCCGGACGACGACCCCGAGACGCTCCGGGGCTGGTACGTCGAGACCAGGTCCCGGCTCTCGGCGGCCGTCGCCGACGGGACGCTCACTCCGGAGTCGGCGCGAGCGACGCTCCGCCGGGCGCTGTCGGTACAGGGAACGCTGTACCCGCCGGACGACGCGTCATTTTTACGCGACGGGTGA
- a CDS encoding DUF7112 family protein codes for MADRLPSDHDAVETHRATVSQVGRMGRPQVAVPDSVAVDEGEVFRVVLDGEEYHGRVETTLDGDRVIRRAADNARLVREGEGENRLAEWFDGVDVAFGDSVHFDVVTGGHKYGLRSPGERVVYTATDGLDSSLADIARNLEE; via the coding sequence GTGGCCGACCGCCTGCCGAGCGACCACGACGCCGTCGAGACCCACCGCGCGACGGTCTCGCAGGTCGGCCGAATGGGTCGCCCGCAGGTCGCAGTCCCCGACTCCGTCGCGGTCGACGAGGGCGAGGTTTTTCGCGTCGTCCTGGACGGCGAGGAGTACCACGGCCGCGTCGAGACGACCCTCGACGGCGACCGGGTGATCCGCCGCGCCGCGGACAACGCCCGTCTCGTCCGCGAGGGCGAGGGTGAGAACCGCCTCGCCGAGTGGTTCGACGGCGTCGACGTCGCCTTCGGCGACTCGGTCCACTTCGACGTCGTCACCGGGGGCCACAAGTACGGCCTCCGGTCGCCCGGCGAACGCGTCGTCTACACCGCGACGGACGGCCTGGACTCGTCGCTGGCGGACATCGCCCGCAACCTCGAGGAGTAG
- a CDS encoding 30S ribosomal protein S6e yields the protein MAEFTVAVADPESGQTHQLDVDGQDANRFIGKDIGEDVDGGAVGLDGYTLEISGGSDDAGRPMRGDVRGSDLKSILTDGGVGFNPERDGERKRITVRGREVSDATAQINARISARGDESVEDLLGGDDE from the coding sequence ATGGCAGAATTTACGGTCGCGGTCGCCGACCCCGAGAGCGGCCAGACGCACCAGCTAGACGTGGACGGACAGGACGCCAACCGCTTCATCGGCAAGGACATCGGCGAGGACGTCGACGGCGGCGCAGTCGGGCTCGACGGCTACACGCTGGAGATCTCCGGCGGCTCCGACGACGCAGGCCGACCGATGCGCGGCGACGTCCGCGGTTCGGACCTCAAGTCCATCCTCACCGACGGCGGCGTCGGCTTCAACCCCGAACGCGACGGCGAGCGCAAGCGCATCACCGTCCGCGGCCGCGAGGTCAGCGACGCGACGGCCCAGATCAACGCCCGCATCAGCGCTCGCGGCGACGAGTCCGTCGAGGACCTGCTCGGCGGCGACGACGAGTAA
- a CDS encoding CheF family chemotaxis protein, protein MSESIIADFVGKFNAEVLTRAEPVKGRVLLSQKRLVLAAKEDDKLTIPLSSIFDVAVGHIPPDLGDFFDSTVTVAFERGNARHVAVVEADDDKISKFSTVLFKAILNGTETTVKERARVGGRVTSEEYTTAKLFLKPGTVEFRRPEGSFEVSLKTVTDFQRSTREIAGSNRPALTFRHMKDGTAITTEAALASPRKMAILGRFLRLEYSDLMQELQDVELTSDKTEILVAMYSTGDLDGMPLANIVSAEASEVTMLLQDMEEEGLLQDSADGPTLTPTGEVVASRHLEDVND, encoded by the coding sequence ATGTCGGAGTCCATCATCGCTGATTTCGTCGGCAAATTCAACGCCGAGGTGCTGACGCGCGCCGAACCCGTCAAGGGCCGCGTCCTCCTCAGCCAGAAGCGACTGGTTCTCGCCGCCAAGGAAGACGACAAGCTGACGATCCCGCTCTCCAGCATCTTCGACGTCGCCGTCGGCCACATCCCGCCCGACCTCGGGGACTTCTTCGACTCGACGGTGACCGTCGCCTTCGAGCGCGGCAACGCCCGCCACGTCGCCGTCGTCGAGGCCGACGACGACAAGATCTCGAAATTCTCGACGGTGCTGTTCAAGGCCATCCTCAACGGCACCGAGACGACCGTCAAGGAACGCGCCCGCGTCGGTGGGCGGGTCACCAGCGAGGAGTACACCACCGCGAAGCTGTTCCTCAAGCCTGGTACGGTGGAGTTCCGCAGACCCGAGGGCTCCTTCGAGGTCTCGCTGAAGACCGTCACCGACTTCCAGCGCTCTACTCGCGAGATCGCGGGCTCGAACCGCCCGGCGCTGACCTTCCGACACATGAAAGACGGCACCGCGATCACCACCGAGGCCGCCCTGGCCTCGCCGCGGAAGATGGCCATCCTCGGTCGGTTCCTCCGCCTCGAGTACAGCGACCTCATGCAGGAACTCCAGGACGTCGAACTCACCTCGGACAAGACGGAGATCCTCGTCGCCATGTACTCCACGGGCGACCTCGACGGGATGCCGCTGGCCAACATCGTCAGCGCCGAGGCCTCCGAAGTGACCATGCTCCTCCAGGACATGGAGGAGGAGGGACTCCTCCAGGACTCCGCCGACGGCCCGACACTCACGCCGACGGGTGAGGTCGTCGCCAGCCGGCACCTGGAGGACGTCAATGACTAA
- a CDS encoding CheF family chemotaxis protein, which translates to MSDGEQKLADSTGKFVQVVVDGRKRNEVDWVNGRLILSNKRLVLVSNEGKRTIALSEVSGVKSGTNVNEAIAKVSGYLSLQVGSNVTLIAPRDVEEFERKLYSAMLDQSVVLVKHPAVEGGVVQDTGWEKGRLSTEDDAVNLALANGTFVELLVDDVGTVERAEKTVRGKKRRAVEVEHTIDGTSVETHVSGGGQTVAVLESFVRRGEAATQTDVDLSQAENEVLMALYSGVSPFQIPSFVGMDVDQVEETFQRLVENDILEAVRVRKEVQLEARGRSVASDAMADQ; encoded by the coding sequence ATGAGCGACGGGGAACAGAAACTCGCCGACTCCACCGGGAAGTTCGTCCAGGTCGTCGTCGACGGCCGCAAGCGCAACGAGGTCGACTGGGTGAACGGCCGGCTGATCCTCTCGAACAAACGGCTCGTCCTCGTGAGCAACGAGGGCAAGCGCACCATCGCGCTCTCGGAGGTCAGCGGCGTCAAGTCCGGCACCAACGTCAACGAGGCCATCGCCAAGGTATCGGGGTATCTCTCCCTCCAGGTCGGGTCGAACGTCACCCTGATCGCACCCAGGGACGTCGAGGAGTTCGAGCGGAAACTCTACAGCGCAATGCTGGACCAGTCCGTCGTCCTCGTCAAACACCCCGCCGTCGAGGGCGGCGTCGTCCAGGACACGGGCTGGGAGAAGGGGCGACTATCCACCGAGGACGACGCCGTCAACCTGGCGCTCGCGAACGGCACGTTCGTCGAACTGCTGGTCGACGACGTCGGGACCGTCGAGCGCGCCGAGAAGACCGTCCGCGGGAAGAAACGGCGCGCCGTCGAGGTCGAACATACCATCGACGGCACCAGCGTCGAGACGCACGTCTCCGGCGGCGGCCAGACCGTCGCCGTCCTGGAGTCGTTCGTCCGCCGCGGCGAGGCCGCCACCCAGACCGACGTCGACCTCTCCCAGGCCGAGAACGAGGTGCTGATGGCGCTGTACTCCGGCGTCTCGCCGTTCCAGATCCCATCCTTCGTCGGCATGGACGTCGACCAGGTCGAGGAGACCTTCCAGCGCCTCGTCGAGAACGACATCCTGGAAGCCGTGCGGGTCCGGAAGGAGGTCCAGCTAGAGGCCCGTGGCCGGTCCGTCGCGAGCGACGCGATGGCCGACCAGTAG
- the nucS gene encoding endonuclease NucS produces MTTADGTPVQSTTHPTAEEAQAIAQRGLDRGAMVTLFGRCTVDYEGRAASTLGPGDRHVMLKPDGSALVHTDEGQQPVNWQPPGCDHEVFLDEGHVVVRSERPAPEEELTVTFEEVTHAASFDVTDPTDLSLTGTEEDLRQRILDDPDLVEPEFTPLSTERNTPAGAVDIYGEDADGRTVVVELKRRRVGPDAVGQVDRYVGALERDLHDDAAIRGILVAPSITDRARELLAEKGMEFVALEPTAE; encoded by the coding sequence GTGACGACTGCCGACGGCACGCCGGTTCAGTCGACCACTCACCCCACGGCCGAGGAAGCGCAGGCTATCGCTCAGCGCGGCCTCGACCGGGGCGCGATGGTGACGCTGTTCGGTCGCTGCACCGTCGACTACGAGGGACGAGCGGCCAGCACGCTCGGTCCCGGCGACCGCCACGTCATGCTGAAGCCCGACGGCTCCGCGCTGGTCCACACCGACGAGGGGCAACAGCCCGTCAATTGGCAGCCGCCGGGATGCGACCACGAGGTATTCCTCGACGAGGGCCACGTCGTCGTCCGCAGCGAGCGTCCTGCGCCGGAGGAGGAACTGACCGTCACCTTCGAGGAGGTGACTCACGCCGCGAGCTTCGACGTCACCGACCCGACCGACCTCTCGCTCACTGGGACCGAGGAGGACCTCCGCCAGCGCATCCTCGACGACCCGGACCTGGTCGAACCGGAGTTCACGCCGCTCTCGACCGAACGGAACACCCCAGCCGGCGCCGTCGACATCTACGGCGAGGACGCGGACGGCCGGACCGTCGTCGTCGAACTGAAGCGCCGCCGGGTCGGCCCGGACGCCGTCGGCCAGGTCGACCGCTACGTCGGCGCGCTGGAACGCGACCTGCACGACGACGCGGCGATTCGTGGAATTCTCGTCGCGCCTTCTATCACCGACCGGGCGCGCGAACTCCTCGCCGAGAAGGGAATGGAGTTCGTCGCGCTCGAACCGACGGCCGAGTGA